The Pantoea vagans genome includes a window with the following:
- a CDS encoding NAD(P)-binding domain-containing protein, whose translation MTYAAKGLAALEAQLQQDLEFLELPAKSWVPERTYLSAPVRDVVVIGAGMCGLAALAKLQFTGISNVVAYDAAPAGLEGPWITFARMETLRSPKTLHGPALGLAQLTFRAWFTAQWGKEAWQELDKIPKAQWMDYLIWYRKVLNLPVHNNVRVSNIAQDGDLIALDLDGAETGRVYTRRLVLATGRSGLGGFAVPDFLQGIDRQFWAHSADDIDFAALQGKRIAVIGAGASSMDNAATALEQGAGAVDLLIRRKAMPRINKMTGIGSQGVVHGMHQLPDAWKWKFVDYTAATQTPPPRSSTLRVSRHENARFFLDCGINAVKQEENGLLIETTQGALHYDYLIAATGFTNDFHGRPEFAAIAPHIRSWSDGRYQPEMGNARHSMLEAPDLGPSFEFRELSPGTCPMLAHIHCFNDAAMLTHGKVSGDIPAVSAGADRLVRGITASLFAEDVEQHYANLQAFDTPELQGDEWVDSTPLLKQENAL comes from the coding sequence ATGACTTATGCCGCTAAAGGTCTTGCCGCGCTGGAAGCTCAGCTACAACAGGATCTGGAGTTTCTGGAACTGCCTGCCAAATCCTGGGTACCGGAACGCACCTATCTGAGTGCACCGGTGCGCGACGTGGTGGTGATTGGCGCAGGCATGTGCGGGCTGGCGGCACTGGCCAAATTACAATTCACCGGCATCAGTAATGTGGTGGCGTATGACGCCGCACCCGCTGGACTGGAAGGTCCGTGGATCACCTTTGCGCGTATGGAAACCCTGCGCTCACCGAAAACCCTGCACGGTCCGGCACTCGGCTTGGCTCAACTGACCTTCCGCGCCTGGTTTACCGCGCAGTGGGGCAAAGAGGCATGGCAGGAGCTGGACAAAATCCCTAAAGCACAGTGGATGGATTACCTGATTTGGTATCGCAAGGTGCTGAATCTGCCGGTGCATAACAACGTGCGCGTGAGCAATATCGCGCAGGACGGGGATTTGATTGCGCTGGATCTGGACGGTGCCGAAACCGGCCGGGTTTACACGCGTCGTTTGGTGCTGGCCACGGGACGTTCTGGTCTCGGCGGCTTTGCCGTTCCGGATTTCCTGCAAGGCATCGATCGTCAATTCTGGGCGCACTCCGCGGATGACATCGATTTTGCTGCCTTGCAGGGGAAACGTATTGCGGTGATTGGCGCAGGTGCTTCATCGATGGACAACGCCGCCACGGCGCTGGAACAAGGCGCAGGCGCGGTGGATCTGCTGATTCGCCGCAAAGCGATGCCGCGCATCAACAAGATGACCGGTATTGGTAGCCAGGGCGTGGTGCACGGTATGCACCAGCTGCCGGATGCGTGGAAATGGAAGTTTGTCGATTACACCGCCGCCACGCAAACGCCGCCACCACGTTCCTCAACTTTGCGCGTATCGCGTCATGAAAATGCGCGTTTCTTCCTCGATTGCGGCATCAATGCTGTCAAACAGGAAGAGAATGGCCTGCTCATCGAAACTACCCAAGGTGCGCTGCACTACGACTATCTGATTGCCGCCACCGGTTTCACCAACGATTTCCACGGTCGCCCGGAATTTGCGGCTATCGCACCGCATATCCGCAGCTGGTCTGATGGTCGCTATCAGCCAGAAATGGGGAACGCGCGTCACAGCATGCTGGAAGCGCCCGACCTCGGCCCATCATTCGAATTTCGTGAACTGTCGCCAGGCACCTGCCCGATGCTGGCACACATCCACTGCTTTAACGATGCCGCGATGCTGACGCACGGCAAAGTCTCCGGCGATATTCCGGCGGTGAGCGCCGGTGCCGATCGTCTGGTGCGCGGGATTACTGCCTCACTGTTTGCCGAAGACGTGGAGCAGCACTACGCCAACTTACAAGCTTTTGACACCCCTGAACTGCAGGGCGATGAATGGGTGGACTCAACCCCCTTACTCAAACAGGAGAACGCGTTGTGA
- a CDS encoding CMD domain-containing protein, which produces MSDAIDQAAGLTPEDALYQTRRLRPEFVVGAEACRVSVLTPEDDQGLPADLRLALAQRMAVLNYDAPLQRDYQAQLAALNPSEALLALASGCAVAEEPLATIARHADMVTQQPIQATEQHIRLLEQAGLSNPQIVALSELIAFVNFQTRVAAGLRLLRSA; this is translated from the coding sequence GTGAGCGACGCTATTGATCAAGCAGCCGGATTAACACCAGAAGATGCGTTGTATCAAACGCGCCGCCTGCGCCCCGAATTTGTTGTGGGTGCGGAAGCGTGCCGTGTATCAGTACTTACGCCGGAAGACGATCAGGGTCTGCCTGCGGATCTGCGTCTGGCGCTGGCGCAGCGTATGGCGGTGCTGAATTACGATGCGCCGCTGCAACGCGATTATCAGGCACAGCTGGCGGCGTTAAACCCGTCTGAAGCTCTGCTGGCGCTGGCCTCGGGTTGCGCCGTAGCGGAAGAGCCGCTGGCGACCATTGCACGTCATGCCGACATGGTGACGCAGCAGCCAATTCAGGCCACCGAGCAGCATATCCGCCTGCTGGAACAGGCCGGTTTGAGCAATCCGCAAATCGTCGCGCTCTCTGAACTGATTGCCTTTGTTAACTTCCAGACGCGCGTTGCGGCTGGCTTACGTCTGCTGAGGTCTGCATGA
- a CDS encoding peroxidase-related enzyme (This protein belongs to a clade of uncharacterized proteins related to peroxidases such as the alkylhydroperoxidase AhpD.): protein MIPSVNLKPLHWHPYIQPVDVEQATPAQLDAMKVTPSNKKISEYVRTLVHDPESYTARTGLFNAIMYVEGGLDRADRELGALGASIVNGCRYCAVVHARRHAQLADSDAVVSAIYFDRADVLGERDAAIYHFARRLSVTPSEATPEDVAALRAVGMNDQEIIDLIHAIAIFGWANRLMHVLGHADLNK, encoded by the coding sequence ATGATTCCGTCGGTTAATCTCAAGCCTTTGCACTGGCATCCTTACATTCAGCCCGTGGACGTCGAACAAGCGACGCCGGCCCAGCTGGATGCGATGAAGGTGACGCCATCCAACAAGAAGATCTCCGAGTACGTGCGCACGCTGGTGCACGATCCGGAGAGCTACACCGCACGTACCGGGTTGTTCAACGCGATTATGTATGTCGAAGGCGGTCTCGATCGTGCCGATCGTGAACTGGGCGCGTTGGGGGCATCGATCGTGAACGGCTGCCGCTACTGCGCCGTGGTACATGCGCGCCGCCATGCGCAGCTGGCCGACAGTGACGCGGTGGTCAGTGCCATCTATTTTGATAGAGCGGATGTGTTAGGTGAACGTGATGCGGCGATCTACCACTTTGCTCGTCGTTTATCGGTCACGCCATCAGAAGCCACGCCGGAAGATGTAGCGGCACTGCGCGCGGTCGGTATGAACGATCAGGAGATTATCGATCTGATCCACGCCATTGCCATTTTCGGCTGGGCCAACCGTCTGATGCATGTGCTCGGCCATGCTGACCTGAACAAATAA
- a CDS encoding amino acid ABC transporter ATP-binding protein → MLELNNITLSYGSNPILKGVDLSVKRGDVVSIIGPSGTGKTTLLRCINYLAKPSAGTIQLDQIRMDYQSPDKAAIQAIRLRTAMVFQQFNVFKNMTVLENVMDPLIVIQRKTKQQARDIAVQELERVGLGAKLDHYPSQLSGGQLQRTGIARALAVRPDVMLFDEPTSSLDPELVGEVLKVIKDVASSGITSLLVTHEMQFAKSISNRIVFMDQGVVAAQGSPAEMFDNPTLPRLAQFLSSERAF, encoded by the coding sequence ATGTTAGAACTCAACAATATTACGCTCTCTTATGGCAGCAACCCGATCCTGAAAGGTGTCGATCTGTCGGTTAAACGCGGCGATGTAGTGTCGATCATCGGGCCAAGTGGCACCGGCAAAACCACGTTGCTGCGCTGCATTAACTACTTGGCCAAGCCCTCTGCGGGCACTATCCAACTGGATCAGATCCGTATGGATTACCAGTCGCCAGATAAAGCGGCGATCCAGGCGATCCGTTTGCGCACCGCCATGGTGTTTCAGCAATTCAACGTGTTCAAAAACATGACGGTGCTGGAAAACGTGATGGATCCACTGATCGTGATCCAGCGTAAAACCAAACAGCAAGCGCGCGATATTGCCGTGCAGGAGCTGGAGCGTGTGGGCTTGGGTGCCAAGCTCGATCACTATCCGTCGCAGCTGTCTGGCGGCCAGTTACAGCGTACCGGTATCGCGCGTGCCCTGGCGGTACGTCCAGATGTGATGCTGTTTGATGAACCGACCTCATCGCTCGATCCTGAGCTGGTGGGGGAAGTGCTGAAAGTGATTAAAGATGTGGCGTCTTCTGGCATTACCTCGCTGCTGGTAACGCACGAGATGCAGTTCGCAAAAAGCATCTCGAATCGCATTGTGTTTATGGATCAAGGTGTGGTGGCCGCGCAGGGCAGTCCGGCAGAGATGTTTGATAACCCAACCCTGCCGCGCCTTGCACAGTTCCTCAGTAGTGAACGAGCATTCTAA
- a CDS encoding transporter substrate-binding domain-containing protein, which yields MPAIKTTLRRLAAPGIIALALISGNSFADAVRTIKIATAAESKPLSWGAIGHEPQGYEPDVLKAINAKLPQYKFVMEGAADIAQETGLVTGKYDMATGGYYKAPARSKQFLIPDAPIGASLMKIYSRSDSNINGMKDLVGKNIVPVTAGGGVYKFVTQWQQDNPNDKITIKASSAGVPYPDRLKEVQNGKYDALILPSNLGEQTVIDNQKLAIKASEPVVINNTYVLIHRSAENQALNDDVNKALKELKDDGTLDKLAQKWFGEEVTKYMK from the coding sequence ATGCCTGCAATCAAAACCACATTACGTCGCCTGGCCGCGCCTGGCATCATCGCGTTAGCCCTGATCAGCGGTAACAGCTTCGCTGACGCGGTCCGTACCATTAAAATTGCTACCGCAGCCGAATCCAAACCGCTGTCATGGGGCGCGATTGGTCACGAGCCGCAAGGCTATGAGCCGGACGTGCTGAAAGCTATCAACGCTAAACTGCCGCAGTACAAATTTGTCATGGAAGGCGCGGCAGACATCGCGCAGGAAACCGGCCTCGTGACCGGCAAGTACGACATGGCGACCGGCGGTTACTACAAGGCGCCTGCACGCAGCAAACAGTTCCTGATCCCCGATGCACCGATCGGTGCCAGCCTGATGAAGATCTACAGCCGCAGCGATAGCAATATCAACGGTATGAAAGATCTGGTCGGCAAGAATATCGTGCCAGTGACCGCAGGCGGTGGCGTGTATAAGTTCGTCACCCAGTGGCAGCAGGATAACCCGAATGACAAAATCACCATCAAAGCTTCCAGTGCTGGCGTGCCTTACCCGGATCGTCTGAAAGAAGTACAGAACGGTAAATACGATGCGCTGATCTTGCCTTCAAACCTCGGTGAACAGACGGTGATCGACAACCAGAAGCTGGCGATCAAAGCCAGTGAGCCAGTGGTGATCAACAACACTTATGTGCTGATCCACCGTTCTGCTGAAAACCAGGCGCTGAACGATGATGTGAACAAAGCGCTGAAAGAACTGAAAGATGACGGCACGCTGGATAAGCTGGCGCAGAAGTGGTTCGGCGAAGAAGTGACGAAGTACATGAAGTAA
- a CDS encoding amino acid ABC transporter permease, which yields MIPELLSALPLTLGIMFVAMIAGFFLALIATVFRVRRIPVISQLADLYVSYARSVPVVLQLFVAFYGMPLITDNFGFGDFFTANVAAMIGLSLYHGGYLSEVMRPAYLAVERGQHDATDSLGYSFRQKMLRVIGPQAVHFALPGYGNAIIYLIHNVALVMYIGAADVMATAHLIMERDYNQYQFGTYLVLAVLYSLLCGVAWLIIRFFEQRHAKYSSKSAARVKFTTSV from the coding sequence ATGATTCCTGAACTGCTGTCGGCGCTGCCTTTGACGCTCGGCATCATGTTTGTCGCGATGATTGCCGGGTTCTTTCTGGCGCTGATCGCCACGGTTTTTCGCGTGCGCCGCATCCCGGTGATCAGCCAACTGGCCGATCTCTATGTTTCCTACGCGCGCAGCGTACCGGTGGTATTACAGCTGTTTGTCGCCTTTTACGGCATGCCGCTGATCACCGATAACTTTGGTTTTGGTGACTTCTTTACCGCCAACGTGGCGGCGATGATCGGCCTGAGCCTGTATCACGGCGGCTATCTGTCGGAAGTGATGCGCCCGGCGTACCTCGCCGTGGAACGGGGTCAGCACGATGCCACCGACAGCCTCGGTTACAGCTTCCGCCAGAAAATGCTGCGTGTGATTGGGCCACAAGCGGTGCACTTCGCACTGCCTGGTTACGGCAATGCGATTATCTATCTGATTCATAACGTGGCGCTGGTGATGTACATCGGGGCGGCGGATGTGATGGCGACCGCGCACTTAATTATGGAACGCGATTACAACCAGTATCAGTTCGGCACCTATCTGGTGTTGGCGGTGCTCTATTCACTGCTGTGCGGTGTGGCCTGGTTGATCATTCGTTTCTTCGAACAACGTCATGCGAAGTACAGCTCGAAGTCTGCGGCGCGCGTGAAGTTCACCACCAGCGTCTGA
- a CDS encoding amino acid ABC transporter permease produces the protein MFDAEVLLPDFWSILDAVPVTLLMAVTVFICSTLLGGLFAFIEHRRIPVLRQLVITYKIAFKGVPMVVVIFLAYYGLPPALHFVATLFGVEVNAHSLPNWVIIIVALSACVAAFQAEVWKGALNSFDSGQSDAALSLGYSGGQLFRRVMFPQIIVAAIPDLANAFMVIMKALSLAFAIEVVDIFAQAQLTAALNFYYLEAFLIAVVFYMVIAYVVTKIADKIEAALRVRT, from the coding sequence ATGTTTGATGCTGAGGTTTTGCTGCCGGACTTCTGGAGCATTCTCGATGCTGTGCCGGTGACGCTGCTGATGGCGGTGACGGTCTTTATCTGTTCGACGCTGCTCGGTGGTTTGTTCGCGTTTATTGAACATCGCCGTATTCCGGTGCTGCGTCAGTTAGTCATCACCTACAAAATCGCCTTCAAAGGCGTACCGATGGTGGTGGTGATTTTCCTCGCCTATTACGGCTTGCCACCGGCACTGCACTTTGTTGCCACGCTGTTTGGTGTTGAGGTCAATGCCCATTCGCTGCCGAACTGGGTGATCATCATTGTGGCGCTGAGTGCCTGCGTAGCGGCATTCCAGGCTGAAGTATGGAAAGGTGCGCTGAACTCGTTCGACAGTGGGCAATCCGATGCGGCCTTATCGCTGGGTTACAGCGGGGGTCAGCTGTTCCGCAGGGTGATGTTCCCACAGATTATCGTGGCGGCGATCCCTGATTTGGCGAATGCTTTTATGGTGATCATGAAGGCACTGTCGCTGGCGTTTGCCATCGAAGTGGTGGATATCTTTGCTCAGGCGCAGCTCACTGCGGCACTGAACTTCTACTACCTTGAAGCCTTCCTGATCGCGGTGGTGTTCTACATGGTGATTGCCTATGTGGTCACCAAGATCGCCGATAAGATCGAGGCAGCACTGCGCGTGCGCACCTGA
- a CDS encoding winged helix-turn-helix transcriptional regulator: MKNEPLYHMPCPIARSLGRVGDGWSMLIMRDALAGFTRFDEFQKSSGVAPNILSRRLKELVEDGLLQKVCYSTTPARYEYHLTHAGRDLRGVILALAEWGSTHFSPEGRQMQLVETATQRPVKLQLVDSENGQPLTLDKYQMVPGPAAVPMMHYRHDYLQKKRAGDTTQKFTPPALAEKQS, from the coding sequence ATGAAAAACGAACCGCTTTACCATATGCCTTGCCCTATTGCCCGCAGCTTGGGTCGCGTCGGAGATGGCTGGAGCATGCTGATCATGCGCGACGCGCTGGCTGGCTTTACCCGCTTTGACGAGTTCCAGAAAAGCAGCGGCGTTGCGCCTAACATCCTGTCGCGTCGCCTGAAAGAACTGGTGGAAGATGGTTTGCTGCAGAAGGTGTGCTATAGCACCACGCCAGCGCGTTACGAATATCATCTGACTCACGCCGGACGTGATTTGCGCGGCGTGATTCTGGCGCTGGCCGAGTGGGGCAGCACGCACTTTTCGCCGGAAGGGCGTCAGATGCAGCTGGTGGAAACCGCCACCCAGCGCCCGGTGAAACTGCAACTGGTCGATAGCGAGAATGGCCAGCCGCTGACGCTGGATAAATACCAAATGGTGCCGGGCCCGGCAGCGGTGCCAATGATGCACTATCGCCATGACTATCTGCAGAAAAAACGCGCTGGTGATACCACGCAGAAATTCACACCGCCTGCGCTGGCAGAGAAGCAATCATGA
- a CDS encoding HlyD family secretion protein, which translates to MTLTRKKSALLLALTLGGMALAGYGYYWWHTARFMPSTDDAYVGADISAISAKVPGYIHTLAVQDNARVKKGDLLVQLDNRDYLAALDQAAGEVAAQQAALSDIAATRQLQLATIAGTHASLLAAQAVTQKTTSDQRRYSALASSSAVSQQIRDHAQADYHQAIAEESKSRADTRVAERQLQVLDAREQQAKAALVQAQAGLAMAKLNLEYTEIRAPFDGVVGNRRAWSGSYVSSGTQLLSLVPAQGLWVDANFKESQLADMRPGQAARIVADVLPGRTFNGHVGSLSPATGSRFSILPAENATGNFTKIVQRVPVRIVLDGDAALLGLLRPGLSVTVTVDERNMR; encoded by the coding sequence ATGACACTCACGCGCAAAAAATCGGCGCTGCTGTTAGCGCTGACGCTGGGTGGTATGGCACTGGCAGGCTATGGCTATTACTGGTGGCATACGGCGCGCTTTATGCCTTCGACTGACGATGCCTACGTTGGGGCAGATATCAGCGCGATCTCGGCGAAAGTCCCAGGTTATATTCACACCCTGGCGGTGCAAGACAACGCCAGGGTGAAAAAGGGCGATCTGCTGGTACAACTGGATAACCGGGATTATCTGGCGGCGCTGGATCAGGCGGCGGGTGAAGTCGCCGCACAGCAAGCCGCGTTAAGTGATATCGCGGCGACGCGCCAGTTACAGCTCGCCACCATTGCCGGTACGCACGCTTCATTGTTGGCGGCACAGGCGGTGACGCAGAAAACCACCTCGGATCAACGTCGTTACAGTGCGCTGGCAAGCAGTTCCGCGGTGTCGCAACAGATTCGCGACCATGCGCAAGCGGATTACCATCAGGCCATAGCCGAAGAGAGCAAAAGCCGCGCCGATACCCGCGTTGCCGAGCGCCAGTTGCAGGTATTAGACGCACGCGAGCAGCAGGCGAAGGCGGCGTTAGTGCAAGCCCAGGCGGGACTGGCGATGGCGAAGCTCAATCTTGAGTACACGGAAATCCGCGCCCCGTTTGATGGCGTGGTCGGCAATCGTCGCGCGTGGTCAGGCTCCTATGTCAGCAGCGGTACGCAACTGCTGTCGCTGGTGCCGGCACAGGGATTGTGGGTCGATGCCAATTTCAAAGAGAGCCAGCTGGCGGATATGCGCCCCGGACAGGCGGCCCGCATTGTGGCGGATGTCTTACCCGGCCGCACGTTCAACGGCCATGTCGGCAGTTTGTCACCGGCCACCGGCTCGCGCTTTAGCATTCTTCCGGCGGAAAACGCCACGGGCAATTTCACTAAGATCGTCCAGCGCGTGCCGGTGCGTATTGTATTGGATGGCGATGCGGCTCTGCTCGGCCTGCTGCGTCCGGGTTTATCCGTCACGGTGACGGTTGATGAGAGAAACATGCGATGA
- a CDS encoding DHA2 family efflux MFS transporter permease subunit, whose protein sequence is MSSVAAPLMAPAEMPVSKKVFAFATMCIGMFIALLDIQIVSASLRDIGGGLSAGDDETVWVQTSYLIAEIIIIPLSGWLASVMSTRWLFAASACGFTLMSLLCAWAWNIQSMIAFRALQGLAGGSMIPLVFTTAFAFFHGKQRVIAAATVGALASLAPTLGPTVGGWITDNLSWHWLFYINIIPGIYITIAVPLLVRIDTPNRELLRGADYFSILLLALSLGCLEYTLEEGPRWGWFDDSTITTTAWIALVCGVFFVIRTLNHAKPIMDLRALKDPGFTLGCYFSFMAGVGIFATIYLTPLFLGQVRGFSALEIGLAIFSTGIFQILSIPFYAWLANRVDLRILLAFGLMSFGLSMFFFVPITHDWGAKELLFPQAFRGMAQQFAVAPTVTLTLGSLPPARLKLASGLFNLMRNLGGAIGIALCGTVLNDRTNLHYSRLADHLNSASLSLGDYLQSRTAALILNGLSPDAAHTAALQSLASLTLREARTQAFSDAFWLIMVGFCIAALLVPFMKKPAA, encoded by the coding sequence ATGAGCAGCGTGGCCGCGCCGCTGATGGCTCCGGCAGAGATGCCGGTAAGCAAGAAGGTGTTCGCCTTCGCTACCATGTGCATCGGTATGTTTATTGCCCTGCTGGATATCCAGATTGTTTCGGCATCGCTGCGGGATATTGGCGGCGGATTATCAGCCGGCGATGATGAAACCGTGTGGGTGCAAACTAGCTATCTGATCGCGGAGATCATCATTATTCCGCTCTCCGGTTGGCTGGCGAGCGTGATGTCAACGCGCTGGTTGTTTGCTGCCTCGGCCTGTGGCTTTACGCTGATGAGCCTGCTGTGCGCCTGGGCGTGGAACATCCAGAGCATGATCGCCTTCCGTGCCTTACAGGGGCTGGCGGGCGGATCGATGATCCCGCTGGTCTTCACCACCGCCTTTGCATTTTTTCACGGTAAGCAACGCGTGATTGCTGCCGCCACCGTGGGTGCACTGGCCTCGTTAGCGCCAACGCTGGGGCCAACGGTCGGCGGATGGATTACCGATAACTTAAGCTGGCACTGGCTGTTTTATATCAACATTATTCCCGGCATTTACATCACTATTGCCGTGCCGCTGTTGGTCAGGATCGACACGCCTAATCGCGAACTGCTGCGCGGCGCGGATTACTTCAGCATTTTGTTGTTGGCACTGTCGCTGGGGTGTCTGGAATATACGTTAGAAGAGGGCCCGCGCTGGGGCTGGTTTGACGACAGCACCATTACCACCACCGCTTGGATCGCCTTGGTGTGCGGCGTATTCTTTGTGATCCGCACGCTTAATCATGCGAAGCCGATCATGGATCTGCGGGCGCTGAAAGATCCGGGCTTTACCCTTGGTTGCTATTTCTCGTTTATGGCGGGGGTCGGGATCTTCGCCACCATTTACCTCACGCCGCTGTTTCTCGGCCAGGTACGTGGCTTTAGCGCACTGGAGATCGGGCTGGCGATCTTCTCTACCGGCATCTTTCAGATCTTATCGATCCCCTTCTATGCGTGGCTGGCGAATCGCGTCGATTTGCGCATTTTGCTGGCCTTTGGGCTGATGAGTTTTGGCTTGTCGATGTTTTTCTTTGTGCCCATCACCCATGACTGGGGCGCAAAAGAGCTGCTGTTTCCGCAAGCCTTTCGCGGCATGGCACAGCAGTTTGCCGTAGCGCCCACGGTCACACTGACACTCGGCAGCTTGCCGCCAGCAAGACTAAAATTAGCCTCAGGACTGTTTAATCTGATGCGCAACCTCGGCGGTGCCATCGGTATCGCACTGTGCGGCACCGTGCTGAACGACCGTACCAATCTGCATTACAGCCGCCTCGCTGACCATCTCAACAGCGCCAGCCTGTCACTCGGTGACTATCTGCAGTCGCGTACCGCAGCCCTGATTCTCAACGGATTAAGCCCGGATGCCGCGCACACGGCGGCGCTGCAATCACTGGCTTCACTCACCCTGCGCGAAGCGCGGACGCAGGCTTTCTCGGACGCATTCTGGCTAATTATGGTCGGATTCTGTATCGCCGCGCTGCTGGTTCCCTTTATGAAAAAGCCCGCGGCTTAA
- the fabF gene encoding beta-ketoacyl-ACP synthase II, with protein sequence MKRIVITGMGLVSPLGCGTEAVWQSLLAGKSGISALPEEMVQDISCKIAGQVPTLEQDPQHGFDPERVIAPKDRKKMDRFIEFALVAAHEALTQVNWFPQDEALRQRTATVIATGIGGFNEIANAVETTANRGPRRLSPFTIPSFLANLAAGHVSIAHGFRGPIGAPVTACAAGAQAIGDAARLIRSGEADIALCGGTEAAIHRVSLAGFAAAKAMSGGFNDRPEQASRPFDRDRDGFVMGEGAGLLVIESLEHAQARGATPLAELVGYGTSADAYHLTAGPESGEGARRAMEAALAQAGITPADVQHINAHATSTPVGDKGELTAIRTLFAGSDVAITSTKSATGHLLGAAGGVEAIFSILALRDQIAPPTLNLLHPDEAAAGLNLVALKPQPMTMQHVLSNGFGFGGVNASLLFKGWG encoded by the coding sequence ATGAAACGTATTGTGATTACAGGTATGGGGCTGGTTTCGCCGCTTGGCTGCGGGACCGAAGCCGTATGGCAGTCACTGCTGGCCGGGAAATCCGGTATCAGCGCTTTGCCGGAAGAGATGGTGCAGGATATCAGCTGCAAAATTGCCGGGCAGGTGCCAACGCTGGAGCAAGATCCACAGCATGGTTTCGATCCCGAACGCGTGATCGCGCCGAAAGATCGCAAGAAAATGGATCGTTTTATTGAGTTTGCTTTAGTCGCGGCGCACGAGGCGCTGACGCAAGTCAACTGGTTCCCGCAGGATGAGGCGCTGCGCCAGCGTACCGCCACGGTGATCGCCACCGGAATCGGCGGCTTCAACGAAATCGCCAATGCGGTGGAAACCACCGCCAATCGCGGTCCACGTCGGCTGTCGCCCTTCACCATTCCGTCATTCCTCGCCAATCTGGCGGCGGGACATGTGTCGATTGCGCATGGTTTCCGTGGCCCAATTGGGGCGCCGGTCACGGCCTGTGCCGCGGGCGCTCAGGCGATTGGTGATGCTGCACGACTGATCCGCAGCGGAGAGGCGGATATTGCGCTGTGCGGCGGCACGGAAGCTGCAATCCATCGCGTCAGCCTGGCCGGTTTTGCCGCCGCGAAAGCGATGTCAGGTGGTTTTAACGATCGTCCTGAACAAGCATCACGACCTTTTGACCGCGATCGTGACGGTTTCGTGATGGGGGAAGGCGCTGGCTTGCTGGTGATTGAATCACTTGAGCATGCGCAGGCGCGCGGTGCGACACCACTGGCAGAGCTTGTCGGTTACGGCACCAGCGCTGATGCTTACCACCTCACCGCCGGGCCGGAAAGCGGTGAGGGCGCTCGCCGTGCCATGGAAGCCGCGCTGGCGCAGGCGGGGATTACGCCTGCAGATGTGCAGCATATCAATGCGCACGCCACCTCCACGCCAGTAGGTGACAAAGGCGAGCTGACGGCGATCCGCACGTTGTTTGCCGGTAGTGATGTGGCGATCACCTCGACCAAATCGGCCACTGGGCATCTGCTGGGTGCGGCCGGTGGAGTCGAAGCGATCTTCTCGATCCTGGCATTGCGGGATCAGATTGCGCCACCGACCCTCAATCTGTTGCATCCCGATGAAGCCGCCGCCGGGCTGAATCTGGTGGCGTTAAAACCGCAGCCGATGACGATGCAACATGTGCTGTCGAACGGTTTCGGTTTTGGCGGCGTGAATGCCAGTTTGCTGTTTAAAGGCTGGGGGTAG